Below is a window of Nitrososphaerota archaeon DNA.
GGTTTCTGGGGGGCCGTGTGGAAGTACTTCGACGTGGCGGATGCGGACTACCCGGTCCTCGGCGAGAAGCGGATGCCCGGAGCACGATGGTTCGAGGGCTCGGAGCTCAACTTCGCGAAGCACGTCTTTGGGAGGAAGAGGGAGGACGTCGCCCTGGTCTCGAAAACGGAGAGAAGGGCCGAGAAGACAATGACCTGGCAGGAGCTCGAGAAGAAGACGAGCTCCCTAGCCGCTAGCCTAAGAGAGATGGGGGTCGGAGTCGGGGACAGGGTTGCTGCGTTCCTCCCCAATGCCCCCGAGGCCGTCGTCGCTTTCCTGGCGAGCGCCAGCGTCGGCGCCATATGGTCCTGCTGTTCCCCCGACTTCGGCGCGCCTGCCGTGGTTGACAGGTTCAGCCAAATCGAACCGAAGGTGCTGATCGCGGCCGACGGCTACGCCTACGGGGGGAAGTGGTTCGACAGGACCGAGACGGTCGACTCTGTCACGCGGTCCCTCCCGGGTTTGAAGCGGATGATCCATGTCAGGGGCAGGGAAAAAGGCGTTCCCCTGAAGGACGCCGTGCCCTGGGAGGATGCGGTCGCAGGAAAGGAGGCGCCGGAGTATGAGTCCCTCCCCTTCGACCATCCGCTCTGGATTCTCTATTCGTCGGGGACGACTGGGATGCCGAAGCCGATCGTCCACGGGCACGGGGGGATCCTGCTCGAGCTCCTGAAGCAGCTGTCGCTGCACAACGACATAAGGCCGAACGACCGGCTGTTCTGGTTCACCACGACGGGCTGGATGATGTGGAACTACATCATGGGGGGCCTTCTGCATGGGTCGTCGGTGGTCCTATACAACGGAAGCCCCTCCTACCCCGACCTCGACGCCCTCTGGGACCTGGCAGACCACACCCAGACGACATTCATGGGCGCGAGCGCAGCCTACTTTGCTGCATGCACGAAGGCGGGCCTCAGCCCGGGCTCTTCCTACGCCCTGAAGAGGCTCCGGGGGATCGGCTCCACAGGGTCTCCCCTATCCACGGACTCCTTCGAATGGGTGTACTCGGGGGTCAGGGAAGACATGTGGCTGGCGTCCATCAGCGGGGGGACTGACGTCTGCACCCCCTTCGTGGCGGGTTGTCCCATCCTTCCGGTGCACTCGGGGGAGATTCAATGCAGGTGCCTTGGGGCGAAGGTGGAGGCCTTCGATGACGAGGGGAGGTCCGTCCTTGGTCAGGTTGGGGAGCTCGTGCTGACGGAACCCCTCCCCAGCATGCCCCTCTACCTGTGGGGGGACACCGACGGGAGCAGGTACAGAGAGAGCTACTTCAGCCTCTTCCCAGGAGTCTGGAGGCACGGCGACTGGATTGAGATTACCAAGAGGGGCACCTGCATCATCTACGGCCGCTCGGACGCGACGATAAAGCGTTTGGGGGTGAGGATCGGGACGAGCGAGATCTACAGGGCCGTGGAATCAATCCCCGAGGTGGCAGAGTCGATGGCCATTGACCTGGAGGGGCCGGGGGAGGGAGGTGAGATGATCCTCTTCATCTCCATGGTCCCTGGGCGGAAGCTCGACGCCGAAGTGGAGACGAGGGTGCGCTCGAGGATTAGGGCCGACATTTCTCCCAGGTACGTCCCAGACAGGGTCGTCGAGGTCCCCTCGGTGCCGAAGACCCTCAATGGCAAGAAGCTGGAGGTGCCCATCAAGAAGATCCTGATGGGAGAGGACCCCACCAAGGTCCTGAACAGGGACTCGGTCTCCGACCCGGCTTCACTGGACTTCTTTGTGGAGCTCGGACGGCAGCGGGCCGGGGGAAGGAAGGTCGCCAGCGGCTCGAAGCGCGAGTGATGGAGACCTGGCCCTTCAGGCTCCGATTCCTCAATGGTTGCGCGACCCCTAGCCTCGGGCCCCGGGGATTGAGTGCGTAAGTGGAAGGAAATTAATACCTCTCAAGTCGCCGTCGTCGGCGTGCCGGGCCAGAGGAAGGTCTACGCAGTCTCCGGCGGGGTCACGAAGTTCGCCAAGGCCCACTCCGAGATGGACTTCCGGCTGATGGTCAAAAGGGCCTACGACTACGCCATGGACGACGTCCCGAAGCTGAAACGCTCGGACATCGACAGTAGCAGAATCTCCTACTTCTCTGACCACTTCGCAAGGCAGCTGAAGGCAGCTTCTATGGTCCAGGACTTCCTCGGTCTGAACCCCAAGGATTCCAGGAGGATCGAGTGGGGAGGGGCGACGGGAGGCCAGGCAATCCAGGCCGGCTGGGAGGCCGTAGCCAGCGGGAGGAACGAAGTGTGCCTCGTGGCAGGGTTCGAGACCATGTCCAGCGTGGAGACCTGGAAGGGGAACGAGTTCATTGCGCTTGCATCTGACACCAACTTCGACTATCCGGTGGGGGGTTTCTACACGGGGTACTACGCCCTAATGGTCCAGCGCCACATCTACGAATTCCTGAGGAGGAAGAAGTTCGCAGGGATCAAGGACGAAAGGAAGGCACAGCGGGCTGCGACCGAGGAGGCGCAGAGGGTGATGGCCATGGTCTCCGTCAAGAACCACGTGAATGCCGTAAGCAATCCCTATGCCCAATACCCCGGGAAGCTCACCATGAAGGCGGCCCTCGCCGGGGAGATGATATCCCACCCGTTGAACAGGCCCGACGTCTGCACGATGAGCGACGGCGCCGCGGTGATGATTCTGGCTTCGGAAGACGTTGCTTTCAAGTACACCGAGCATCCGGTGCTGATCAAGGGCGTCGGCTGCGGCACGGACACAATGCGGTTGTCCGATAGGCCCCAGGGGAAGGTCCCCCTCTTCCCGTGGGAGACCGAGGAATACTACTCGGACCTGAAGTATCCCGGAGTCCATTCCTTCCGGGCGGGGAGGACCGCGGCCCTGGAGGCATACAAGAACGCGGGAATACGAAACCCGCTGGAAGAAATAAGCTTCGTCGAGCTCCACGACGCCTATGCGAGCTCCGAGATACAGACCTACGAAGACATCGGGCTCTGCAGGTACGGGGAGGGTTACGACTTCGTCGGCCAAGGGCATCCGTTCCTGAAGGACGTCGACTACGGGTTCGAGCTCCCGCACAAGGGAACTCTCCCGGTGAACCCGTCGGGGGGGCTCATCGCCTGCGGGCACCCGGTGGGGGCCACGGGGATCATGCAGGGAGTGTTCGCTTTCTGGCAGCTCCAGAACTCGATAGGAAAGCACTTCGGAAACGACAGGCTGCAGGTGAAGGGGGCGAAGCGGGGCCTGATTCACTCGCACGCTGGCACAGGAAGCGCGGTTACGGTGAGCATCCTGGAGAGGGTCTGACATGGCAGGGCCGAAGAAGTTCGCGAGGTTCAGGGACGTGATAGCGGAGGTCAAGAAGTCAGGCGCGGCCATTTACAAGAACCCGACCGGGACGTCCGACCTGGTGGTGCTTTCGCCCTACAGCATCAACTACATCCACAGCTATGCCCAGGACTCGGAGTTCTTCCTCGGGCTCGCCGAGGGGAAGCTCATGGGAAGCGAATGTACGAACTGCCACTACAGGTACGCGACGCCTCGGAGCCACTGCATGAACTGCGGCCATGAGACGAAGTGGTTCAAGCTACCCCTCCGAGGGAAAGTCCACTCCTGGACCACATGCTACTTCGGAGGCGAGGAGTTCCTGAAGGAGACCCCCTTCAATCTGGCACTGGTCGAGTTTGACGGTGTCGACTCCCTCCTTCTTTCGAGGCTGGTCGGGGCAAAGGAGGAAGACATCTTCATCGGAATGAAGGTGAAGGCAGAGTTCCGGAAGGCGCCGCGCTACCTGATCTCCGACGTTCACTTTGTCCCAGTCAGCCGGAAGACGTCCCAGCGAAAGTAACAGCGACCAGGGCACGAATCAGGGCGCAGAATCTGTTTAGCAACGCGGCGGAGTCAGGCCTTGACCGGGGTCAGCCACTTCGAATACCTCTTCACCTTGCCGTGTATCACGCGGGTGTAGAGGTTCCGAAGCCGGTCTGTTATCGGGTAGATTCCGTTCCCTATCGTCCGCCCGTCCACCTCTCGGACCTTGCCGATGCCCACGGCCGTCCCGCTGAAGAAGACCTCGTCTGAGGTGTACAGTTCCTCCTTGGTCGAGTCGTTCCGATAGAATGTTATCCCCAGGTCTTTCGCGAACTGGATGACCGTGTCCCTGGTGATTCCCCTCAGAATCCCTGAGCTTGCCGGCGGGGTGCTAAGTATCTCGTCCTTGACCCGGAAGATGTTCTCTCCGGGCCCTTCGGCGACGACCCCGTGGCTGTTGAGCATTATCGCCTCGTCGTAGCCCGCCTCGACCGCCTCCATCTTCGCCAGGGCGGAGTTGGCGTAGTTTGCCGAGCACTTTGCCTGGACCGGCAACGCCCTCGAATCGACCCTGACCCAGCTCGACACGTGGGCCCTCACACCTCCATCCTGACTTTCCTTTCCGAGGTAGAGCCCCCATTCCCAGGAGCCTATTGAGACAGATATCTTGCTCTTGAGAGGGCTTAGACCCATCTCCCCGTAGCTGCTGAAGGCGATGGGCCGGATGTAGCACTCGTTCTTCTTGTTCTGTCGAACAAGTTCCATGCAGGCTTCGCTCAGCTCGTCCTGGGAGTAGCCCAGGTCCATCCTGTAGATCTTGGCACTGTTCGCGAATCGCTCCAGGTGTTCGGGGAGCCGGAAGATGGCGGGGCCCTTGGGTGTCGAGAAGCACCTTATGCCCTCGAAGACGGAGTATCCGTAGTGGAGGCCGTGGGTGAGGACATGGACCTTCGCGTCGTCCCAGTCGACGAACTTCCCGTCCATCCAGATCTTGCTGAGCTTCTGCATCGTCGATTTCGGCCCGCATTTTGTGGTTATTTAGGGATACGGCTTTAGTAGGGTGCGAGTCGTTTATTATCGCCAGGAGTCGAACAGTGGGCATATGGAAGACCCGGTAATCATCTCTGCCTGCAGGACGGCCATCGGCAAATTCGGAAGGAGCCTGGTGGGCGTGAGCGCACCCAAGCTCGGTGCAGCGGCCGTCAAGGAAGCTCTGCGCAGGGCGAAGGTCGACCCTTCGGGCGTCGACGAAGTAATCATGGGGAACGTCATTTCTGCGGGACTGGGCCAGAACCCGGCAAGGCAGACTGCGATACTCGCGGGGGTGCCCTTCGGCATCGGTGCGCTCAGCATAGACAAGGTCTGCGGCTCGGGGCTGAAGGCGGTGATGCTTGCCGCCCAGTCGGTGAAGGCGGGGGACTGCGAGATAGTAGTGGCTGGGGGGATGGAGAGCATGAGCAACGCGCCTCACCTCGTCAAAGGAGAGCGCTGGGGGGTGAAGTTCGGGGACGCTAGGATCTTGGACGCCATGATACACGACGGGCTCTGGGACGCCTACCACGACTACCACATGGGAGTGACAGGGGAGCACATTGCGAAGAAGTACGGGATAACCAGGGCCGAGGCGGACGAGTTCGCCTATGCGAGCCACACGAAGGCGGCCAAGGCGTCGAGGTCGGGGCTCTTCGACAAGGAGATTGTGAAGATCGATGTGGAGAGGGAGGACGGCGAGGTGAAAGAATTCCTGAAGGACGAATGCATCAGGGAGGACACGACCATGGAGACCCTAGCCAGGCTGAAGCCGGTGTTCAAGGCCGGAGGGATCCTTACCGCAGGGAATTCATCTCAGCTCAGCGACGGAGCTTCTGCGCTGGTGGTGGCCTCGGAGAAGGCGGCGGAGAGGCTGGGGGTCAGACCGCTCGCAAGAATCGTTGCCTACGGAACAGGCGGCTTGGAGCCAGCCCGGGTGATGGAGGCTCCCATTCCCACGACCAGGGCCCTGATGAAGAAAGCGAAGGTGACCATGGAGGACATTGACCTGTTCGAGCACAACGAGGCCTACTCCACCGCGTCCATAGCCGTGAGGCGTGAGCTGGGGGTGCCTGAAGAGAAGTTCAACATTAACGGCGGGGCGGTTGCCCTCGGACATCCGATCGGATGCAGCGGAGCCCGGGTTCTGACCACTCTGATCTACTCCCTGAAGAGAGAGAAGAAGTCGACGGGCCTGGCCACCCTCTGCCTCGGCGGGGGGAACGCAGTCTCGATGATTATTGAGGCGGAGGCTCCCTGAGCTTTCGGCGGAGGACCTTGCCGATGAGGGTCTTGGGGAGCTCTTTGACGAACTCCACCTTCTTCGGGACCTTGAACTTCGCGAGCTTCTCTGAGCAGTAGGCAATCACCTCCGCCTCCGTGAGCTTCGCAGCCGGGTCCTTCAGGACGACGAAGGCCTTGACCCCTTCGCCACTGAAGCTGTCGGGCATCCCGATGACTGACGCCTCCCGGATTGCGGGGTGCGAGAAGAGTACCTCTTCCACGTCCCTGGGGTAGACCTTGAAGCCGCCGACGTTGATCATGTCCTTCTTCCTGTCTACGATGTAGAAGTAGCCATCCTCGTCCATGCGGCCGATGTCCCCGGTTAGGAACCAACCCCCTCGGAAAGCTGCGGTGGTCTCGGCGCCCTGGTTCCAGTAGCCCTTCATTACCTGGGGTCCCTTGATGACGACTTCCCCGATTGAGCCCTGGGGAAGGAACTTGCCGGCGTCGTCTATGTCCACTATGGCCGCGTCCGTCTCCGGGAAGGGGACTCCGATGGATCCGTCCTTGACGACTCCCCCGCTGACTGGGTTGCAGTGGGTGACCGGGCTCGTTTCGGAGAGGCCGTACCCCTCGACGAGGTTCCCGCCGGTAAGCTCGTTGAAGTTCTTCCTCACTGCTCCCGGAAGCGCTGCGCCTCCTGACACGCAGGCTCTCACGGACCTCAGGTCGAAGTTCCTGGACTTCGGGTTGTTGTTTATCGCCATGTACATTGTGGGGACCGCGCTGAAGAGCGTCACCTTCCTCTTCTGGATGATCTTCATCACTTCTTCGACGTGGAAGCTAGGCAGGAGGACCGTCTCCCCTCCGACCGAAAGTGGGGCGTTCATGCAGACGCTCAGGCCGTAGATGTGGTAGAGCGGGAGGACGGCCAGGGACACGTCCGTCTCTCGCATCGGAAGGTATCTGGCCATGTAGATCGCATTCGAGTAGAGGTTGTAGTGGGTGAGCATCGCCCCCTTGGAGACCCCGGTCGTCCCTCCGGTGTACTGCAGCTGGGCAAGGTCGGCCTTGGGGTCTACCCGGGCAGGCTCGGCCATGGGCGTGCTGGACTTCACCAGGGTGACGAAATCAAGCGTGTTGTCGCGCCGGACGTTCTTTACCCCCGCTACGAAGGCGAGCCTCCTCTTCAGGGGTGGAAGGTAGTCGGTCACGCTGGTCGCGATGACATGTCTGAGTTTGAGGCGCGGCCGAGACAGCTCCAGGCTCCTGAACAGGTCGTTCCCCTTCACGATGTCGTTGGCAGCGACGATGACCTCGGCGCCGGAGTCGAGGAGCTGGTGCTCAAGTTCAAGTTCCTTGTAGAGCGGGTTGCAGGGGACTGCGATGGCTCCTGCCTTCAGGATTCCGAAGTAGGATATCACGAACTGGGGGATGTTGGGGAGGAAGAGTGCGACCCGGTCTCCACTCTTGACCCCCAGGGAGGCCAATGCGGTCGCGAACCTCGACGAGAGGTCGTCCACCTGGGAATAGGAAAAGCTCCTCCCTTGATAATGTACAGAGGTCCTGTTGGGGGACCGCTTCGCAGAATCGGAAAGGAGGGAGTGGACCGGCTTCGACGGGGGCGGCTCCTCGGAGTAGACTTCTGGGGGCTGTGACTTCAACCAGGGGCGCTGTATCTCCAACCTACAACGCCTAGGCGGGAACTCGATACGCGGCTTAAGGCTATCTCCATCAGACGAGAAACGAATCCATTTGGGTCTAGACTTAAGTATCATCTTGGTCGTTTGAGACTCGATGAGTATCGCAGGCAATCCTGATAGATACTTGATCCTCTGCGTGGACCGAGACGACGACCTAGGGGTGAAGGCGAAGGTCGAAACCCCGGTTGTGGGCAGGGAGGCGGTCCTCGCGGCGGCGACAAAGCTGGCACTGGCCGACCCCGAAGAGGCCGACGCCAACGCCATCTTCGCGTCGGTCAGGAAGTACGACGAGCTAGTGGGCAAGGGTTCTCTGTGCGAAGTGGCGATAGTCTGCGGGGACGCGAACGGGGGATTCGATGCGGACAAGCGCGTCGGCAAGGAGATACGACTTGTGGTGAGGGCTGCCGACTACAGTGGCGTCGTGCTTGTGTCCGACGGGGGGGAGGACGAGCAGGTCATACCCATCATCCAGAGCCTGAAGCCCATCGTTTCGGTTCAGAGGGTCGCGGTAAAGCACAGCCAGACCGTGGAGGAGACCTACCAGGTCCTGGGGAGGTATCTCAGGATGCTCGTCTTCGACACGCGCTATTCGAGGTGGTCGCTGGGAGTCCCGGGAATCATCCTCATACTCGCTGGGATTCTGATAATCGCGCACCAGGTCTTTGAAGCCGAGCTGGCGACGCTCCTGATCGTGGGGGGCGCCTTCCTCATCCGGGGATTCAATGTCGACAGGACGGTCGCAGGCCTCGTCCAGAGGGGACCCACAGGGTACATCCGGTTGTTCGCAATGGTGAGCGGCGCGATCATCGTGCTGGCGGGACTGTTCACTGGATACGGGAGCATGCTCGCCAACGATCCGAAGGACGCGAGCGCAGTAGCCAGCGACCCCTCCCTCCTTTTCACCTACGGGGCAACCCTGGGGGGGTACCTGATCCAGGGGAGCCTATTGCTGATCTGGGCCGGCATCGCGATCTACTCCGCGGGGGCCCTCCTGTCTCACGTTGCCAGAGACAGCCCGAGGTGGAGGCGGGACGGGTATGTGCTCGTCGAGCTCGCGGTCCTCTACATCCCCGTGAGGGTGTTCTCGTCCTTCCTCATAGGAGGGACGACGGGGTCGGCATATTCCCTGATCGCTTTTGTCCTCATCGGCCTGGCCGCGATATTCACCATAACGATCACAGTCTACCCTCGGGTCAGGACCAAGGGCGCGCCAGAAAAGGAGTAGTCCATGCTCGATTCGGCCCTGAAGATGCTCGGCGTTTACAAAATCTACGAGGGGAGGCTCCGGTCCCAGGTCGAGTCGGAAGGGGTGCCGTCCCACATCGGGATAATCCTTGACGGAAACAGGAGATGGGCC
It encodes the following:
- a CDS encoding acetyl-CoA C-acetyltransferase; the protein is MEDPVIISACRTAIGKFGRSLVGVSAPKLGAAAVKEALRRAKVDPSGVDEVIMGNVISAGLGQNPARQTAILAGVPFGIGALSIDKVCGSGLKAVMLAAQSVKAGDCEIVVAGGMESMSNAPHLVKGERWGVKFGDARILDAMIHDGLWDAYHDYHMGVTGEHIAKKYGITRAEADEFAYASHTKAAKASRSGLFDKEIVKIDVEREDGEVKEFLKDECIREDTTMETLARLKPVFKAGGILTAGNSSQLSDGASALVVASEKAAERLGVRPLARIVAYGTGGLEPARVMEAPIPTTRALMKKAKVTMEDIDLFEHNEAYSTASIAVRRELGVPEEKFNINGGAVALGHPIGCSGARVLTTLIYSLKREKKSTGLATLCLGGGNAVSMIIEAEAP
- a CDS encoding acetoacetate--CoA ligase → MTAGKLLWEPDPAVARKTNLATFMKWLDKRGHSFSGYNDLWSWSVQDLEGFWGAVWKYFDVADADYPVLGEKRMPGARWFEGSELNFAKHVFGRKREDVALVSKTERRAEKTMTWQELEKKTSSLAASLREMGVGVGDRVAAFLPNAPEAVVAFLASASVGAIWSCCSPDFGAPAVVDRFSQIEPKVLIAADGYAYGGKWFDRTETVDSVTRSLPGLKRMIHVRGREKGVPLKDAVPWEDAVAGKEAPEYESLPFDHPLWILYSSGTTGMPKPIVHGHGGILLELLKQLSLHNDIRPNDRLFWFTTTGWMMWNYIMGGLLHGSSVVLYNGSPSYPDLDALWDLADHTQTTFMGASAAYFAACTKAGLSPGSSYALKRLRGIGSTGSPLSTDSFEWVYSGVREDMWLASISGGTDVCTPFVAGCPILPVHSGEIQCRCLGAKVEAFDDEGRSVLGQVGELVLTEPLPSMPLYLWGDTDGSRYRESYFSLFPGVWRHGDWIEITKRGTCIIYGRSDATIKRLGVRIGTSEIYRAVESIPEVAESMAIDLEGPGEGGEMILFISMVPGRKLDAEVETRVRSRIRADISPRYVPDRVVEVPSVPKTLNGKKLEVPIKKILMGEDPTKVLNRDSVSDPASLDFFVELGRQRAGGRKVASGSKRE
- a CDS encoding long-chain fatty acid--CoA ligase; amino-acid sequence: MEIQRPWLKSQPPEVYSEEPPPSKPVHSLLSDSAKRSPNRTSVHYQGRSFSYSQVDDLSSRFATALASLGVKSGDRVALFLPNIPQFVISYFGILKAGAIAVPCNPLYKELELEHQLLDSGAEVIVAANDIVKGNDLFRSLELSRPRLKLRHVIATSVTDYLPPLKRRLAFVAGVKNVRRDNTLDFVTLVKSSTPMAEPARVDPKADLAQLQYTGGTTGVSKGAMLTHYNLYSNAIYMARYLPMRETDVSLAVLPLYHIYGLSVCMNAPLSVGGETVLLPSFHVEEVMKIIQKRKVTLFSAVPTMYMAINNNPKSRNFDLRSVRACVSGGAALPGAVRKNFNELTGGNLVEGYGLSETSPVTHCNPVSGGVVKDGSIGVPFPETDAAIVDIDDAGKFLPQGSIGEVVIKGPQVMKGYWNQGAETTAAFRGGWFLTGDIGRMDEDGYFYIVDRKKDMINVGGFKVYPRDVEEVLFSHPAIREASVIGMPDSFSGEGVKAFVVLKDPAAKLTEAEVIAYCSEKLAKFKVPKKVEFVKELPKTLIGKVLRRKLREPPPQ
- a CDS encoding branched-chain amino acid transaminase → MQKLSKIWMDGKFVDWDDAKVHVLTHGLHYGYSVFEGIRCFSTPKGPAIFRLPEHLERFANSAKIYRMDLGYSQDELSEACMELVRQNKKNECYIRPIAFSSYGEMGLSPLKSKISVSIGSWEWGLYLGKESQDGGVRAHVSSWVRVDSRALPVQAKCSANYANSALAKMEAVEAGYDEAIMLNSHGVVAEGPGENIFRVKDEILSTPPASSGILRGITRDTVIQFAKDLGITFYRNDSTKEELYTSDEVFFSGTAVGIGKVREVDGRTIGNGIYPITDRLRNLYTRVIHGKVKRYSKWLTPVKA
- a CDS encoding thiolase domain-containing protein (Catalyzes the synthesis of acetoacetyl coenzyme A from two molecules of acetyl coenzyme A. It can also act as a thiolase, catalyzing the reverse reaction and generating two-carbon units from the four-carbon product of fatty acid oxidation), with translation MRKWKEINTSQVAVVGVPGQRKVYAVSGGVTKFAKAHSEMDFRLMVKRAYDYAMDDVPKLKRSDIDSSRISYFSDHFARQLKAASMVQDFLGLNPKDSRRIEWGGATGGQAIQAGWEAVASGRNEVCLVAGFETMSSVETWKGNEFIALASDTNFDYPVGGFYTGYYALMVQRHIYEFLRRKKFAGIKDERKAQRAATEEAQRVMAMVSVKNHVNAVSNPYAQYPGKLTMKAALAGEMISHPLNRPDVCTMSDGAAVMILASEDVAFKYTEHPVLIKGVGCGTDTMRLSDRPQGKVPLFPWETEEYYSDLKYPGVHSFRAGRTAALEAYKNAGIRNPLEEISFVELHDAYASSEIQTYEDIGLCRYGEGYDFVGQGHPFLKDVDYGFELPHKGTLPVNPSGGLIACGHPVGATGIMQGVFAFWQLQNSIGKHFGNDRLQVKGAKRGLIHSHAGTGSAVTVSILERV
- a CDS encoding DUF373 family protein — its product is MSIAGNPDRYLILCVDRDDDLGVKAKVETPVVGREAVLAAATKLALADPEEADANAIFASVRKYDELVGKGSLCEVAIVCGDANGGFDADKRVGKEIRLVVRAADYSGVVLVSDGGEDEQVIPIIQSLKPIVSVQRVAVKHSQTVEETYQVLGRYLRMLVFDTRYSRWSLGVPGIILILAGILIIAHQVFEAELATLLIVGGAFLIRGFNVDRTVAGLVQRGPTGYIRLFAMVSGAIIVLAGLFTGYGSMLANDPKDASAVASDPSLLFTYGATLGGYLIQGSLLLIWAGIAIYSAGALLSHVARDSPRWRRDGYVLVELAVLYIPVRVFSSFLIGGTTGSAYSLIAFVLIGLAAIFTITITVYPRVRTKGAPEKE
- a CDS encoding Zn-ribbon domain-containing OB-fold protein, with amino-acid sequence MAGPKKFARFRDVIAEVKKSGAAIYKNPTGTSDLVVLSPYSINYIHSYAQDSEFFLGLAEGKLMGSECTNCHYRYATPRSHCMNCGHETKWFKLPLRGKVHSWTTCYFGGEEFLKETPFNLALVEFDGVDSLLLSRLVGAKEEDIFIGMKVKAEFRKAPRYLISDVHFVPVSRKTSQRK